The following is a genomic window from Streptomyces lincolnensis.
GGACGGGTGACATCCCGTGGAGTCAGGAGCCGACGACAGGGACGCGAGTCACTGACATCCGGTCTACGACAACACCCGGCGTAGACAAGCCATCAAGTCCGACGCAACGGCGACCGCGCCTCGGCCGGCAGACGATCACCATCAGCTTCACCCCCTTCGACCAGGACTGGGCCGACTGGATCGGCCACCGCCTGGAACAACGTGGGCACCGGGTCGTGCTCCAGAGGTGGGACCCACCGCCGGGCGCTTCTTTGGAGGAGTCGCTGCGCGACCTGCTCCTCGCCCCGGGCCCGGTTCTGTTGCTCCTCAGTGACCAGTACCTCCTGTCCGGCGCGCACACCGAAGGGGAGTGGGACGCGGCCTTGCGCGAGGTACTGATTCCTGAAGCCGAGCGAGTCGCTGTGGTGATGGTGGCTCCTTCGCAGCAGTCGACATACGGCCTTGACATCAGCAGCCTGTACGACGTCAGCGCCGATGAGGCCGAACGCCGACTCCTGGGCCGACTCGCGTTGTCCGCCGAACCCGAACCGCGCGCCACCACCGGCGCCGTCGACGAGCCGCCCTTCCCGGTGCACACGCTTCGGGTGTGGGGCAGGATCCCGGAACGCAACGAGCGGTTCACCGGCCGGGTCGCCTTGCTGAACACGGCGTACGAGCGACTTCAACGCGAGAGCAGGGTCACTCTGTGCGGCCTGTCGGGCGTCGGCAAAACGCAGCTGGCCGCCGAATACGCCTATCGTTTCGCGTACGGATACCACGTCGTCTGGTGGATCAATGCGGGCAGCCGCGCCGCCTTCCGGCAGGGCCTCGCCGACCTGGCGCCGGCGCTGGGACTGTCGACCGGTACCGGCCACGGTGAGCGATTCCGCGCGGTCCGCGAGGCGCTGCGCAGAGGGGAGCCGTATGAGCGCTGGTTGCTGATCCTGGACGGTGCGGACGATCCGGATCAGGTCCGGGACCTCGTACCGAACGGACCGGGCCATGTGCTCATCACGTCCTGCAACCAGGACTGGGGCGATCACAACAGCGCGCTGGTCCAGGTAGCCGCCTACGATCGTGCCGAGTCGGTGGACTTCATCCGCCGGCGTGCACCACGGCTGACCGATGATGACGCCTGCCAACTCGCGGAGGCTCTGGCGGACCTGCCGCTGGTTCTCGACCAGACGGCCGGGTGGCTGGACGAGTCGGGCATGTCCGTGGCGGAGTATCTGGAACTCCTTGCCAGGGACTCCGTCACGGACGACCTCGTGGTGTCCTCCGATTTCCCCATGACGTTCCGGGCGGCCTGGGCGGTACTGCTGGAGAGGCTGCGGGCGGGTTGTCCGGACTCCGTGCTGCTGCTGCGGTTGTGCACGTTCTTCGCACCTGACGCCGTGCCTCTGCGGTTGCTGCGGGAGACGCCGGTCGACGGTCTGCCGCCTGCCGTGGCCCAGTTGCTCACGGATCCCGGGCGGTGGAGCGAAGCTGTACAGCAACTGCGCACGTACTCGGTGGTCCGCATTGAGAATCCGGCGCAGGGCTCCTCAGGTGACGTCCTGGCCATGCACCGGATGGTGCACCAGACCGTCCGGGACGACATGTCTGAAGAGGAGAAGTGGGAACTCGCTGATGTGGCCTGGCGAGCACTGGTGGCTGCCGATCCCGGTAACCCGAACGAGGCCGGAACGTGGTCGCGTTACGCCGAGTTGGTCCCGCACCTGGAGTACACGGACGTGCTGTTCCGCGATGCCGAGGCAGCCCAGCAACTGGTCTTCAACTGCCTGCGGTACCTCTACGTTTCGGGCGAGTACGAGACGGGCATCCGGCTGGCCGAGCAGACCATGTCCGTCTGGCAGCAACTTCGGGACGGGAACGCGGACCTGCTCTGGGATCTTGGGCATCACTACGCCAACCTGCTGCGCGTCGTGGGCGACTACCGGAACAGCGAGGCTGTGAGCCGAGCGGCGGTGGAGCAGTTCCGCTCGGTGGGCGGGGTGGGAGACAGCCGGTACCTGCGCGCTGCCAGCGGTCTCGCCGCTGATCTGCGAGCGTTGGGTCGTTTCGAGGAGGCGCTCGATCTGTCGCGGGAGGTCCATGAGAGCTATCGAGTGCTTCGTGGTGAACTACATGAGGACACCTTGGCGGCCGTGAACAACGTGGCTGTTTCACTCAGGCTGCTCGGCCGCTATGGCGAAGCTGCCGAGATCAACCAGCGTGTGTTCCAGGCCCGCGAGCGGGTGTTGGGGGCCGACCACTTCTGGACCCTGCTTTCAGAGGTCCACTGGGCGACCGATCTACGGCTCATGGGCCGCTACGAGGAAGCCCAACATCGGCAGAGGGCCAACGTGGGCAAGTACCGGGAGGCATTGGGGGACAACCACCCCTATTCCTTCCAAGCGCTCTACAACCTGGCGCAATGCGAGTACCGGACCGGCGACACCGTGAGTGCCGGAGAGCGGTTCGCCACGGTACTGGCCAGGTGCGAAAGGCTTCTCGGCAAGGACGACCCTCTTACCCTCATGTTCGCGGTCGCGCGCTGCTGTTACGCACGTGAGCACGGCGATGTCGATCACGCCCGTCGGCTGAGTGAGGCCGTCGTGGACAGGTACGAGCGCCGACTCGGCTCCGCACACCCGTACTCGGCGGGAGCGCGGGCCAACCACGCCCTCATCCTCCGCACCGTCGGCGAGCACAGGCAGGCGCGCGCATTGGGGGAACGGGCACTCGCCGACATGACACAGGCCGTGGGGGCGGCTCACCCCTGGACGCTCGGCTGTGCCGTGAACGTCGTCGCCAGCAGCCCTGACCGTGCTGTCGTAGCCGAACTCGGCCGGGAGACCGTAGCGCGGGCCACTGAGTGCCTCGGTGGCGATCATCGCCTCACCCGCGTCGCGCGGGCCGCGCTCGACGAGGACAACGGCCGCCGCATCTACTGGGACTTCGAACCGCAGACCACCTGACACGACACGACGGAAGGGCCCGCCCCCGGAATCCCGGGAACGGGCCCTTCCAACAGTGCCGTCAGGCCTCAGAGGCTCACGCCTCGAACACCTCGCGCACCAGCTGCTCCTGCTCCGCCTGGTGCCGCTTCGCGGAACCGACGGCCGGGGACGAGCTGTGCGGGCGGGAGATGCGGCGCAGGCGCTCGCCGTGGGGGACCTCCGCGCCGACCGCCAGGTCGAGGTGGTCGATGAGGTTGAGGGCGATGAACGGCCAGGCGCCCTGGTTGGCCGGCTCCTCCTGGGCCCACAGGTACTTCTCGGCGTTCGGGTACTTGGCGATCTCGGCCTGGACCTCGGCACCCGGGAGGGGGTACAGGCGCTCCAGGCGGATGATCGCCGTGTCCGTGACGCCGCGCTTCTTCCGCTCGGCGTCGAGGTCGTAGTAGACCTTGCCGGCCGTGAAGACGACCTTCTTGACCGCGGCCGGGTCGACCGAAGCGTCGCCGATGACCGGGCGGAACTGGCCGGTGGTGAACTCGTCCGCCGAGGACGCCGCGGCCTTCAGACGCAGCATCGACTTCGGGGTGAAGACGATCAGCGGCTTGTGGTGCGGGTTGTGCACCTGCCAGCGCAGCAGGTGGAAGTAGTTCGACGGCGAGGTCGGCGTCGCGACCGTCATGTTGTTCTGGGCGCAGAGCTGGAGGAAGCGCTCCGGGCGGGCCGAGGAGTGGTCCGGGCCCTGGCCCTCGTAGCCGTGCGGCAGGAGCAGGACGACGCCGGAGGTCTGGGACCACTTCTGCTCGGCCGACGAGATGAACTCGTCCACGACCGTCTGGGCGCCGTTGACGAAGTCGCCGAACTGGGCCTCCCACATCACCAGCGCGTCGGGACGCGCCAGCGAGTAGCCGTACTCGAAGCCCATGACCGCGTACTCGGAGAGGAGGGAGTTGTAGACGTTGTAACGCGCCTGCTCCTCCGAGAGGTACATCAGCGGCGTGAACTCCTCGCCCGTCTCACGGTCGATGATCACCGCGTGGCGCTGGCCGAACGTACCGCGCTGGGAGTCCTGGCCGGACAGCCGGACCGGGACGCCCTCCAGCAGGAGGGAGCCGACCGCGAGGGTCTCGCCCATGCCCCAGTCGATCGTGCCGTCCTCGACCATCGACGCCCGGCGCTGGAGCTGCGGCAGCAGACGCGGGTGGACGGTGATGTGGTCGGGGACGTTGACCTGGGACTCGGCGATCCGCTTGACGACCTCCGCGGTGACCGCGGTGTTCACGGCGACCGGGAACTCGGCCTGCGGGTCGGACGGCTCGGCCGACGCCGGCTGGGAGGTGGCCTCGCGGACCTCCGTGAAGACCTTCTCCAGCTGGCCCTGGTAGTCCTGGAGAGCCTGCTCGGCCTCTTCCAGGGTGATGTCGCCGCGACCGATGAGGGACTCGGTGTAGAGCTTGCGCACCGAGCGCTTCTTGTCGATCAGGTCGTACATCAGCGGCTGGGTGAAGGCCGGGTTGTCCGACTCGTTGTGACCGCGGCGGCGGTAGCAGATGAGGTCGATCACCACGTCCTTGTTGAACGCCTGGCGGAACTCGAAGGCCAGCCGGGCAACGCGGACGACCGCCTCGGGGTCGTCGCCGTTCACGTGGAAGATCGGGGCCTCGATCATGCGGGCCACGTCGGTCGAGTACATGGAGGAGCGCGAGGACTCGGGCGCCGCCGTGAAGCCGACCTGGTTGTTGATGACCACGTGGACCGTGCCGCCGGTGCGGTAGCCGCGCAGCTGCGACATGTTCAGCGTCTCCGCGACCACGCCCTGGCCCGCGAAGGCCGCGTCGCCGTGCAGCGCCACCGGCAGGACCGTGAAGTCCGTGCCGCCCTTGTTGATGACGTCCTGCTTGGCGCGGACGACACCCTCCAGGACCGGGTCGACCGCCTCCAGGTGGGAGGGGTTGGCGGCCAGCGAGACCTTGATCTGCTCGCCGTCCAGACCGGTGAACACGCCCTCGGCGCCCATGTGGTACTTCACGTCGCCGGAGCCGTGCATCGACTTCGGGTCGAGGTTGCCCTCGAACTCGCGGAAGATCTGGGCGTACGACTTGCCGACGATGTTCGCCAGGACGTTCAGCCGGCCGCGGTGGGCCATGCCGATGACGACCTCGTCGAGGCGGGACTCCGCCGCGCTGTCGATGACCGCGTCCAGCAGCGGGATGACCGACTCGCCGCCTTCGAGCGAGAAGCGCTTCTGGCCTACGTACTTCGTCTGGAGGAAGGTCTCGAAGGCCTCCGCCGCGTTCAGGCGGCGCAGGATGCGCAGCTGCTCCTCGCGCTCCGGCTTGGTGTGCGCGCGCTCGATGCGGTCCTGGATCCACTTGCGCTGCTTGGGGTCCTGGATGTGCATGAACTCGACGCCGGTGGTGCGGCAGTACGAGTCGCGCAGCACGCCGAGGATGTCGCGCAGCTTCATCAGGGACTTGCCGGCGAAGCCGCCGACGGCGAACTCGCGCTCCAGGTCCCACAGCGTCAGACCGTGCTCGGTGATGTCGAGGTCGGGGTGCTTGCGCTGGCGGTACTCCAGCGGGTCGGTGTCGGCCATGACGTGGCCGCGGACCCGGTAGGAGTGGATCAGCTCGAAGACGCGCGCGGCCTTGGTGACGTCGTCGTCGTGCGAGGCGTCGATGTCCTTGAGCCAGCGGACCGGCTCGTAGGGGATGCGCAGGGCCTCGAAGATGTCGTCGTAGAAGCCGCCCTCGCCGAGGAGGAGGTTCGCGACGATCCGCAGGAACTCGCCGGAGGCGGCACCCTGGATGACCCGGTGGTCGTAGGTCGACGTGAGCGTCATGACCTTCGAGATGCCGAGCTTGTTGAGCGTGTCCTGGCTGGTGCCCTGGAACTCCGCCGGGTAGTCCATCGAGCCGACGCCCATGATGACCGACTGGCCGGGCATCAGACGCGGCACCGAGTGGACGGTGCCGAGGCCGCCGGGGTTGGTCAGGGAGACCGTCACACCGGTGAAGTCGTCCATGCCCAGCTTGCCGTCGCGGGCGCGGCGGACGATGTCCTCGTAGGCCTGCCAGAACTCGAAGAAGTTCAGCGTCTCGGCCTTCTTGATGCCCGCGACGACCAGCTGACGGTCGCCGTTGGGCTTCACCAGGTCGATGGCGAGGCCGAAGTTGATGTGCTCCGGCTTGACCAGGGTCGGCTTGCCGTCCTTCTCCGCGAAGGAGTAGTTCATCGACGGCATGGCCTTGATGGCCTGCACCATCGCGTACCCGATCAGGTGCGTGAAGGAGATCTTCCCGCCCCGGGCGCGCTTGAGGTGGTTGTTGATGACGATGCGGTTGTCGAAGAGCAGCTTCACCGGGACCGCGCGCACGGACGTGGCCGTGGGCACCTCCAGCGAGGCGTTCATGTTCTTCGCGACCGCGGCGGCGGGGCCGCGCAGCGTCACCAGCTCGGGACCGTCGGCGGCCGCGGCCTTCGCCGCCGGCTTGGCGGCGGCGGGCTTCGCGGGAGCCGGGGCGGCGGCCTGCGCCGGAGCGGCGGCCGCGGGCTTCGCGGCGGGCGCCGGAGCGGCCTGAGCCGGAGCCTGCGCGGGCGCTGCGGCCTGCGTGGGCGCCTGGGCCGGCGGGGCGGCGGCAGGCTTGGGCTGAGCGGTGGTGCCCGCGGCCCCCGCGGCCGCGGTACCCGCCGGAGCCGGGGCGGCGGCCGCGCCCGGCTTGTAGTCGGCGAAGAAGTCCCACCAGGCTCGGTCTACCGAATTCGGGTCCTGGAGGTACTGCTGATAGATCTCATCGACGAGCCACTCGTTGGGACCGAACGCGGCAGCGGGGTTGTTCTTCCCGGCTTGGTCGTCGGTCGAGATGCTCGAGTTACTGGGGGACTGTGGCGACACGGCGGCAACCGCCCTCTTCCGCTTCACAAGGTGATGGACAGCGGGAATTAAGGCTACGCCTTGCTGACCGGGAAGGTCAGGTCGGGCCCGTTCATCGTCGCGTAAGTCACATCAAACAGCGGGTTTCGGGGGTGGAAATGGCGGGAAACAAGCGTGGTTCCGCTTCACCTGGGATGAGCTCGGCGGGCCCCTGCGCGGTCATGGCGCGGGCCTCTGCCTGATCACACGGGTCCGCCGACGCGGAACGCCCGTGGATCTTGTGGCTCCGCTTCGAACTTTACGTCAACTTGGCAGAGATGGAAGTCCCGGAAGGGTGACAAGAATCCGGCAGCCCCGCTCGGATTCGGCCACTCCGATCCGGCCGCCGTGCAGATCCACCGCCCAGCGCGCGATCGCCAGCCCGAGCCCCGTGCCGCCGTCGCTGCCCGGACCGTGCGGCCGGGTGATGTTGCCGCGGTTGAACCGCTCGAAGACGCGGTGCCACTCCGAGCGCGGAATGCCCGGACCCTCGTCCAGGACCTCCAGCTCCAGCGACTCCGGATAGCTCCCGCGCCGCGCCTTGACCGTCACCCGGCCGTGCGGCGGGCTGTGCTTGACCGCGTTGTCGATGAGGTTGGCCACCACCTGGTGGATGCGCTCCGGATCCGCGTGCGCGGTCAGCTCCGGCGGCGACACGTCCAGGTGCAGATGCACGTCCGCCCGGGTGTGGGTGCCCGACCCGGACGCGATGCCCGCGCGCGCCGAGGCGACCATGTTGGCCTCCTTCAGCACGCCCGACAGATACGGCCACACCTCGAAACGGCGCTTCTTCAGCGGTACGACGCCGTTGTCGAGGCGGGACAGGTCCAGCAGCGTCTCCACCAGCCGGCCCAGGCGCTCGGTCTGTTTCAGCGCCGTACGCATCGTCTCCGGGTCGGCCTGCGTGACGCCGTCGACGATGTTCTCCAGCACGGCTCTCAGGCCCGCGATGGGTGTGCGCAACTCGTGTGAGACATTCGCCACGAGTTCCTTGCGCTGGCGCTCCTGGGCCTCCAGCTCGTCCGCCATGCGGTTGATGGTCTCGGCCAGGTCGCCCAGCTCGTCCCGGCGGTTCTCCCGCACCCGGCGGGTGTAGTCGCCGTGCGAGATGGACCGGGCCACCGCGTTCATCTCGTCCAGCGGAGCGGTGAGCGAATGCGCCACGAACTGCGTGATGAGCAGTGTGGCGATCATCGAGAAGACCGTGATGAAGCGCAGCTCCGTCTTGGTGCGCACCGCGATCATCGACAGACCCGTGGTGATCAGGACCGAGGTGACGACGAGCGCGCCCAGCTTGGTCTTGATCGAGAACGGGCTCACGCCCCCCCAGGAGTCCTGGGGGCCTCTCCGTCCGGCCGGACCGTCGCTCATGGCGTGGGCGTCTCCAGGGCGTAGCCCACACCGTGCACCGTACGGATCCGCTCGGCGCCGATCTTCCGGCGCAGGGCCTTGATGTGGCTGTCGACCGTGCGGGTGCCGGAGGCGTCCGCCCAGTCCCACACCTCGGCGAGCAGCTGCTCGCGGGAGAGCACCGCGCGCGGGGTGTTGGCCAGGCAGACCAGCAGGTCGAACTCGGTGGGCGTGAGGTGGACGTCCTCGGACCGGACCCGCACCCGGCGCTGGGCGTGGTCGATCTCCAGCTCGCCCAGGCGCAGGATGCCGCTCCTCGGGGTCGCTGCGGCCAGCGCCGCGCGCTCCACGCGGCGCAGCAGCACGTGGACCCGTGCCGCCAGCTCACGCATCGAGAACGGCTTGGTCATGTAGTCGTCCGCGCCGACACCGAGCCCGACCAGCATGTCGGTCTCGTCGTCGCGCGCGGTGAGCATGAGGACCGGCACCGGCCGGGCGGCCTGCACACGACGGCAGACCTCCAGACCGTCGAAGCCGGGCAGCATGATGTCGAGGATCAGCAGATCGGGCTGCCAGGCCTCGGCCGTGTCGACCGCCGACGGACCGTCGACCGCCGTTTGCACGAGGAATCCCTCGGCGCGCAGGCGGGTCGCGATGGCGTCCACGATCGTCGGATCGTCTTCGACGACCAGGACCCGGCGCTGGGCGCCCGGGGTTGCCGTCGTGCCGTTGTGGGAGGTGTGTGTCTGCTCCATCGCCCGCCCCTGAGGTGTGCAATTCCGGAACCAGTGGGGTGATCCCTTGTCTGCGCATGACTGCGCTTGACGCTTGAATGATCGGCGTCAGGGAAGCAGGGTACGGGGAGTCACGTCGCCTTTGCTATCCAGGTCGGACGGCGAGATGCACGACGTCGGGAACGCCCCGGGCAACGGGGAGCTCTTCGGTACGCACCCGTTTGAATCCGGCATTCCGCAAGGTTCCCTCGAATTCCGGAGAGGGCTGGGCGGACCATACGGCCAGTACCCCGCCCGGCTTCAACGCCCTTGCGCAGCTTGTGAGTCCGGTCGGTGCGTACAGGTCTTCGTTGCCGTCCGTCACCGTCCAGTCGGGGCCGTTGTCGATGTCGAGGCAGAGCGCGTCGAAAGTGGCGCATGTCTCATTGACGAATGCGACTAGATCGGTTTTCAGAATCTCTGTTCGGGGGTCGGCGAGGGCCTGCGCCGTGAGGGGGGACAGGGGGCCGTCGTTCTGGTGCCAGTCGATGATCGCCTCCTCTCGTTCGACCACCGTGATGCGGCCCCAGCGGGGGTTTGCGGCGGCGTGGGCCAGGGAGAAGCCGACGCCAAGGCCGCCGATCAGCAGGTGGGGGGCGGGAGTGGGGGCGGGGGTGTCTGTGGGGGCGTGTGTGGGGGTGGGGCGTTCGTCGAGGGTGTCCAGTGCGGCGTCCACCAGGCGGCGTTCCGAGCGGCCGTCCGATGTGTCCATCAGGAAGCAGCCGTTGGCGATGATCTGGAGCAGGTCGCCGTGGCGTCGGAGCACCACCTCGCCGTAGGGGCCCTCGCGGCGGTCCAGGACTTCCGGGATGTCGTACGAGGTGAACATCCCGACATCCTCGCGTATCGCGTATGAGGTGCCTTCGAAGTTGCTGAGAATCGGAGTTGGGGTGGTGGGGGTCACAGACAGGGTGGGTGAGGGAGCGGAGGCTGGGGCGTAGCGGGGAGTGGAGCGGAAGGGGCGCCTCGGCGTGGAACGTCAGCCTGTTCAGGACGCGTGCCTTCCGGATGTCTCGGGGTTGCTGGACGGGGTGCCGCGGCAGAGGGGTGGTCCTTCGGCGCCGTCTCCGGGACGGGTGCGGAAACGGCGGCGCCTTCCTCGGCCTTGGCGGGTGCTTCCCACGCCTGTCGGGACGCCGTTCACCTTCGGCTACGGCGCTGTCCTGGTCGTCACTTCGCTGATCACTGCGTATGGCTCTCCGGCGCTGGTGCGTGCCCTGCACCAGGGGTCCAGTACTGATGTGGCGCATCTGGTGCGGATGCCTGTGGTGGTGCTGGTGGCCAGTGCGTTGTGGGTTGCCGGGGGGTTGCTCTCGCCGTTCGCGGTCGGGTTCCTGGTCGTTCTCACCGCGTTGGAGCGGCGGGTGGGTGGGGTGCGTACCGCCTGTGTCTTTCTGCTCGGGCATGTTCTCGCCACGCTGGCCACCGAGGTGCCGGTGGGGGTGGGGGTGTTGGTCGGGTATCTGCCCGACAGTTCGCTGCATCGTCTTGATTACGGCGTGAGCTTTGGTGTGGCCGCGGGGGTGGGGGCGTTGGGTGGGGTGCTTCCGCCGTGGGTGCGGTGGCCGTTGCTCGGGGTGTTCGGGTGGATGCTCGTCTCGGATCTGGTCGCGTTCGCCGATCCGATGACCAACTGGGGGCACTTGATCGCCTTCGGTATCGGGATCGCCGTCTGGCCGCTGGTACGGATGCCTGCGGCGCCTGTGCGGGTCCGGTGGGGGCGGATGTAGCGCCCAGGGTCGCGTTGTGGGTCGGGGCCGGGGCGGGGGGTGTCCGTCCTCGGTCCGGCGGTGCTGTGTCTTCTAGAGGTGCTGCGTGTTGGACGCCGGACGCTGCGGGCGGACACCCCCCGCCCCGTCCCCTTACCGCCGTGGGCGGCCAGGGCGCCAACAGCCGGGGGCACCTCATGCCCGACGGCGACTTCCGCTTTCCAGGGGCGCGGGGAACTGCGCGACCAGCCACAACGAACCCGCACCCGCCATACGACCGAACAGGCACCCCAGAAGGCGAAACCCGCACGACCTGCCCTACGGCGACTGCGGACGCCTTCTTTTAGGGGCGCGGGGAACTGCGCGACCAGCCACGACGGACCCGCAGACGCCAGACGACAGCACCCCGCACCCCATAGGCGCACCCCCGTCCCAAACGTGATCGCTCAGAGCGAACGGCGGCCGGGGAACATTCCGCCGCGGCCACGCATTGAGTCGGCATAGCTCAACTTGACTGCCGAAGGGGAGATCATGGCTTCGACGTCCACACCGCTCACCCTGCCCGTGCTGCCGCTCGACGATGAGGTCGTGCTGCCCGGGATGGTGGTTCCGCTGGACCTGAATGACGCTGATGTGCGCGCCGCGGTGGAGGCTGCTCAGGCTGCCGCGCGTTCTGAGCCCGGGAAGCCCAAGGTTCTGCTGGTGCCACGGATCGAGGGGACGTACGCGGGTACGGGTGTGCTCGGCACGGTCGAGCAGGTCGGCCGGCTGGCCGACGGGGATCCGGGTGCGCTGATCCGTGGGCTTGGCCGGGTGAAGATCGGGGCCGGGACCACCGGGCCGGGTGCGGCGCTGTGGGTGGAGGCCGCGCGGGTTGATGAGGTGGTGCCTGATCCGCTGCCCGGACATGTGGGTGAACTGGTCAAGGAGTACAAGGCGCTGGCGACCGCCTGGCTGCGTAAGCGTGGTGCTTGGCAGGTCGTGGACCGGGTGCAGGCCATCGACGACGTGTCCGCCCTGGCCGACAACTCCGGGTACTCGCCGTTCCTGACCACCGAACAGAAGGTGGAGTTGCTGGAGACCGGCGATCCGGTGGCCCGGCTGAAGCTTGCCACGCAGCAGCTCCGTGATCATCTTGCCGAGCAGGATGTCGCCGAGACCATTGCCAAGGATGTCCAGGAGGGCGTCGACAAGCAGCAGCGGGAGTTCCTGCTGCGGCGGCAGTTGGAGGCGGTGCGCAAGGAACTGCGCGAGCTGAACGGGGAGTCGGAGGGCGAGGAGTCCGATGACTACCGGGCGCGTGTGGAGGCCGCCGATCTGCCCGAGAAGGTGCGGGAGGCCGCCCTCAAGGAGGTCGACAAGCTGGAGCGGTCCAGTGATCAGTCGCCCGAGGGGTCCTGGATTCGGACCTGGCTCGACACCGTGCTCGAACTGCCGTGGAACGAGCGGACCGAGGATTCCTATGACATTCAGGGGGCTAAGGCCGTCCTGGATGCCGAGCATGCTGGTCTGGAGGATGTGAAGGAACGGATCACCGAGTACCTCGCGGTGCGCAAGCGTCGTACCGAGAGGGGCCTGGGCGTTGTCGGTGGCCGGCGTGGTGGTGCCGTACTGGCGCTCGTCGGGCCGCCCGGTGTCGGTAAGACCTCGCTGGGCGAGTCCGTCGCGCACGCGATGGGACGGAAGTTCGTCCGGGTCGCGCTCGGTGGGGTGCGGGATGAGGCCGAGATCCGTGGGCACCGGCGTACGTATGTGGGTGCGTTGCCCGGGC
Proteins encoded in this region:
- a CDS encoding spermidine synthase, which encodes MFTSYDIPEVLDRREGPYGEVVLRRHGDLLQIIANGCFLMDTSDGRSERRLVDAALDTLDERPTPTHAPTDTPAPTPAPHLLIGGLGVGFSLAHAAANPRWGRITVVEREEAIIDWHQNDGPLSPLTAQALADPRTEILKTDLVAFVNETCATFDALCLDIDNGPDWTVTDGNEDLYAPTGLTSCARALKPGGVLAVWSAQPSPEFEGTLRNAGFKRVRTEELPVARGVPDVVHLAVRPG
- a CDS encoding rhomboid-like protein, translating into MERKGRLGVERQPVQDACLPDVSGLLDGVPRQRGGPSAPSPGRVRKRRRLPRPWRVLPTPVGTPFTFGYGAVLVVTSLITAYGSPALVRALHQGSSTDVAHLVRMPVVVLVASALWVAGGLLSPFAVGFLVVLTALERRVGGVRTACVFLLGHVLATLATEVPVGVGVLVGYLPDSSLHRLDYGVSFGVAAGVGALGGVLPPWVRWPLLGVFGWMLVSDLVAFADPMTNWGHLIAFGIGIAVWPLVRMPAAPVRVRWGRM
- the lon gene encoding endopeptidase La, with product MASTSTPLTLPVLPLDDEVVLPGMVVPLDLNDADVRAAVEAAQAAARSEPGKPKVLLVPRIEGTYAGTGVLGTVEQVGRLADGDPGALIRGLGRVKIGAGTTGPGAALWVEAARVDEVVPDPLPGHVGELVKEYKALATAWLRKRGAWQVVDRVQAIDDVSALADNSGYSPFLTTEQKVELLETGDPVARLKLATQQLRDHLAEQDVAETIAKDVQEGVDKQQREFLLRRQLEAVRKELRELNGESEGEESDDYRARVEAADLPEKVREAALKEVDKLERSSDQSPEGSWIRTWLDTVLELPWNERTEDSYDIQGAKAVLDAEHAGLEDVKERITEYLAVRKRRTERGLGVVGGRRGGAVLALVGPPGVGKTSLGESVAHAMGRKFVRVALGGVRDEAEIRGHRRTYVGALPGRIVRAVKEAGSMNPVVLLDEIDKVGSDFRGDPAAALLEVLDPAQNHTFRDHYLEVELDLSDVVFLATANVLEAIPEALLDRMELVRLDGYTEDEKIVIARDHLLPRQLERAGIEEGEVVIDESALRKLAGEYTREAGVRNLERSVARLLRKVAAQHELGQRELPFVVKDEDLRELIGRPHHVPESAQDPAERRTAVPGVATGLAVTGAGGDVLFVEASLADPETGAAGLTLTGQLGDVMKESAQIALSFLRSHGAELELPVADLKDRGVHIHFPAGAVPKDGPSAGVTMTTALASLLSGRLVRTDVAMTGEVSLTGRVLPIGGVKQKLLAAHRAGVTTVVIPKRNEADLDDVPAEVLDKLDVHAVTDVRQVLELALAPAENGAASQVPVAA